A stretch of Mesoplodon densirostris isolate mMesDen1 chromosome 9, mMesDen1 primary haplotype, whole genome shotgun sequence DNA encodes these proteins:
- the LOC132496391 gene encoding pre-mRNA-splicing regulator WTAP-like: MTSEEPLPKKVRLSETDFKIMARDELILRWKQYEVYVQALEGKYTDLNSNDVTGLRESEEKLKQQQQESARRENVLVMRLATKEQEMQECTTQIQYLKQVQQPSVAQLRSTMVDPGINLFFLKMKGELEQTKDKLEQAQNELSAWKFTPDTGLTVSDYSEEVATSEKFPF; encoded by the exons ATGACCAGTGAGGAACCTCTTCCTAAAAAGGTTCGACTGAGTGAAACAGACTTCAAAATTATGGCTCGAGATGAATTAATTCTCAGGTGGAAACAATATGAAGTATATGTGCAAGCTTTGGAGGGCAAGTACACAGATCTTAACTCTAATGATGTAACTGGCTTAAGGGAATCTGAAGAAAAACTAAAGCAACAACAGCAAGAGTCTGCACGCAGGGAAAACGTTCTTGTAATGCGACTAGCAACCAAGGAGCAAGAGATGCAAGAGTGTACTACTCAAATCCAGTACCTCAAGCAAGTCCAGCAGCCTAGCGTTGCCCAACTGAGATCAACAATGGTAGACCCAGGGATCAACTTGTTTTTCCTAAAAATGAAAGGTGAACTGGAACAGACTAAAGACAAACTGGAACAAGCCCAAAATGAACTGAGTGCCTGGAAGTTTACGCCTGATAC AGGCCTGACGGTGTCGGACTATTCCGAAGAAGTGGCCACCTCCGAAAAATTCCCCTTCTAG